One Verrucomicrobiota bacterium DNA segment encodes these proteins:
- a CDS encoding thymidylate synthase, with protein sequence MLQYHQLLRLVLEQGKFKSDRTGTGTYAVFGAQARFPLSEGFPLLTTKKLHLKSIIYELLWFLRGDTNVKYLNDHSVTIWDEWADPEGNLGRIYGAQWCHWKTFDGRSINQIDEVISQIRTNPDSRRLIVSAWNVGELEQMALPPCHTMFQFFVQEGELSCQLYQRSADLFLGVPFNIASYALLTMMVAQVCSLKPGTFVHTFGDLHLYSNHLEQARLQLTREPRPLPQMKLNPDVRDIHDFRFEDFELVGYDPHPAIKAPIAV encoded by the coding sequence ATGCTGCAATACCACCAATTGCTCCGCCTGGTCCTGGAGCAGGGAAAGTTCAAAAGCGACCGGACCGGTACCGGCACCTACGCAGTCTTCGGCGCGCAAGCGCGGTTTCCTTTGTCTGAGGGATTTCCTTTGCTCACGACCAAGAAACTGCACCTGAAGTCGATCATCTACGAGCTGCTGTGGTTCCTCCGGGGCGACACAAACGTCAAATACCTCAACGACCACAGCGTGACGATCTGGGATGAATGGGCGGACCCGGAAGGCAATCTGGGCCGCATTTACGGCGCTCAATGGTGCCATTGGAAAACGTTCGATGGCCGTTCCATCAATCAGATCGACGAAGTGATCAGTCAGATTCGGACCAACCCCGACAGCCGGCGTCTCATCGTCAGCGCCTGGAATGTGGGCGAACTCGAGCAAATGGCGCTGCCTCCTTGCCACACGATGTTTCAATTCTTTGTCCAAGAGGGCGAGCTAAGCTGCCAGCTTTATCAGCGCAGCGCCGACTTGTTCCTGGGCGTCCCCTTCAACATCGCTTCCTACGCGTTGCTCACGATGATGGTCGCGCAGGTTTGCAGCTTGAAGCCCGGAACCTTCGTCCACACGTTTGGCGATCTGCACCTCTACAGCAATCATCTGGAGCAAGCCCGGCTCCAGCTCACGCGCGAGCCGCGTCCGCTCCCGCAAATGAAGCTCAATCCGGACGTCCGCGACATCCACGACTTCCGATTTGAGGATTTCGAGTTGGTTGGATATGACCCGCACCCGGCCATCAAGGCGCCCATCGCCGTGTAG
- the dacB gene encoding D-alanyl-D-alanine carboxypeptidase/D-alanyl-D-alanine-endopeptidase: MNSSHKPGRAVLPPSRFFPDAAAQQRRPTDDPGTLEAFLELGRRAGFPACWFGRLSSRPMDGTGKSRQPADRNVCATIPRCAVSPFCYRRSLPSAVKASAIGFFVACLLIFQSQTFGAGAESRNARRPSKTLSAFQSRISAFLAQPRFSAAAWGVKVVSLQSGRTLFEHNAQKLMKPASNAKLYTGALALERLGSEFRIKTSLYAAARPDSAGTLKTDLIVYGRGDPSFAARFNNGDYEKSLQPLIEALAKAGVKRVEGDLIGDATYFRGPPYGSGWTWDDLQYYYGAEASALTLEDNVLDLIFKPGQGVGDPCEIAVKPDTRFVTFINRTQTVAKGGRRALEIHRPLGGNVVYVTGQMPREASPQADAVAVHDPALFFVVQLKEALARHGMTVTGTARAVSGTNSAVDRRDSSDLIELAVVESRPLQELLTKMMKPSQNLYAQLLLLQAGAAAGLEKRGASESPRLAGSQANQSSDATARTNLYQRTSEELGVAELRQFLKEAGIPQHEAQLEEGSGLSRSCLLTPNATVQLLKFMSRHRHAEIFRESLPVAGVDGTLRNRMKKTKAEGNLRAKTGHIRYVDTLSGYVTTAGGEPLAFSIMLNNYFNPNGSGREEVDALAVILTELDSTGRSPR; the protein is encoded by the coding sequence GTGAATTCCAGCCATAAACCTGGCAGGGCGGTGCTGCCGCCCAGCCGTTTTTTTCCCGATGCGGCGGCGCAGCAGCGCCGCCCTACCGATGATCCAGGAACCTTGGAGGCATTCCTTGAACTCGGTCGTAGAGCAGGCTTTCCAGCCTGCTGGTTTGGGCGACTTTCCAGTCGCCCGATGGACGGGACTGGAAAGTCCCGCCAACCCGCAGACAGGAATGTCTGCGCCACAATTCCGCGCTGCGCCGTATCGCCCTTCTGCTATCGGCGGAGCCTCCCTTCCGCGGTCAAGGCAAGCGCCATCGGATTTTTTGTTGCCTGCCTTCTTATCTTCCAAAGCCAGACCTTCGGCGCAGGCGCCGAATCGAGAAATGCCCGGCGCCCTTCCAAAACGCTGTCGGCATTCCAAAGCCGGATCAGCGCGTTCCTGGCGCAGCCTCGGTTCTCCGCGGCGGCTTGGGGCGTGAAAGTTGTTTCGCTCCAGAGCGGCAGGACCCTCTTCGAACACAATGCCCAGAAACTGATGAAGCCGGCGTCCAACGCCAAACTCTACACCGGCGCGCTGGCGCTGGAGCGGTTAGGCTCGGAATTCCGGATCAAGACGTCTCTCTACGCTGCGGCCCGCCCCGACAGCGCGGGCACTTTGAAAACGGACCTCATCGTTTATGGGCGCGGCGATCCTTCCTTTGCGGCCCGCTTCAACAATGGCGATTATGAAAAGTCGCTCCAGCCTCTCATCGAGGCGCTGGCCAAAGCCGGCGTGAAGCGAGTCGAAGGAGACTTGATCGGCGACGCGACTTATTTTCGCGGTCCGCCCTACGGCTCCGGGTGGACCTGGGATGACTTGCAGTATTACTACGGCGCGGAAGCCTCGGCGCTGACCCTGGAGGACAATGTGCTCGATCTCATTTTCAAGCCTGGCCAAGGCGTCGGTGATCCCTGCGAGATCGCGGTCAAACCGGACACCCGTTTCGTCACCTTCATCAATCGCACGCAGACCGTGGCCAAAGGTGGCCGGCGCGCGCTTGAGATTCATCGTCCGCTCGGCGGAAATGTGGTTTATGTGACCGGCCAAATGCCGCGGGAAGCTTCACCGCAGGCGGACGCAGTTGCGGTGCATGATCCGGCGCTCTTTTTCGTGGTGCAATTGAAGGAGGCGCTCGCGCGGCATGGGATGACGGTTACAGGAACTGCACGCGCAGTGAGCGGGACCAATTCTGCAGTGGACCGAAGGGACTCCAGCGACCTGATTGAGCTCGCGGTTGTCGAGTCGAGGCCGCTGCAAGAACTCTTAACCAAGATGATGAAACCCTCGCAAAACCTCTACGCCCAGCTTCTCCTCTTGCAAGCGGGCGCGGCGGCGGGTCTGGAGAAACGCGGCGCGAGTGAGTCGCCGAGGCTTGCGGGGTCACAAGCTAATCAATCCTCCGACGCAACAGCCCGAACCAACCTTTACCAGAGAACCTCGGAAGAACTGGGTGTGGCAGAACTGAGGCAGTTCCTGAAGGAAGCCGGCATTCCGCAGCACGAGGCGCAGTTGGAAGAAGGCTCCGGACTTTCGCGGTCCTGCTTGCTCACGCCCAATGCCACGGTGCAACTGTTGAAGTTCATGAGTCGCCATCGCCACGCCGAAATCTTTCGTGAGTCTCTGCCGGTGGCCGGCGTGGACGGCACGTTGCGCAACCGGATGAAGAAGACGAAAGCGGAAGGGAATCTTCGGGCCAAGACCGGTCACATTCGCTACGTCGATACGCTCTCCGGTTACGTGACGACGGCCGGTGGCGAGCCGCTCGCCTTCTCGATCATGCTGAACAATTACTTCAATCCGAACGGATCCGGGCGGGAGGAAGTGGATGCGCTGGCAGTGATACTGACAGAATTGGACAGCACTGGGCGATCGCCACGGTGA